From the Euphorbia lathyris chromosome 6, ddEupLath1.1, whole genome shotgun sequence genome, one window contains:
- the LOC136234162 gene encoding uncharacterized protein — MAVVFNDAVHMRLCDSSSVSEHYSPEDSDYLSDLVNSFIETDFTNHDPENESNLEKLPNYCSDSEKNNKLQNLLSNKDEDDEVRSIIRAQTQLACEIIGEKSSLGFNKRAMMSHLRHHDFDAGLCKSRWEKFGKHLPGENEYIDVNIDGNRFIIEVNLAAEFEIARPTTSYTTLLNYFPKVFVGKPEKLKQIVRLMCSEVRLSMQKMKLHVPPWRRNRYMEAKWFGPYKSHDQ; from the exons ATGGCTGTTGTCTTCAACGACGCCGTTCATATGAGGCTTTGCGATAGCAGCAGCGTCAGTGAGCACTATTCCCCTGAAGATTCCGACTATCTTTCCGATCTAGTCAACTCTTTTATCGAAACAGACTTTACTAATCATGATCCAGAAAACGAATCTAACCTTGAAAAATTACCAAATTATTGCTCTGATTCtgaaaaaaacaacaaattacAGAATCTTCTTAGTAATAAAGACGAAGACGACGAAGTCAGGAGCATAATTCGAGCTCAGACGCAACTTGCTTGTGAGATCATTGGGGAAAAATCTTCCCTTGGCTTTAATAAGCGGGCAATGATGTCTCATTTACGCCACCATGACTTTGATGCTG GTCTTTGCAAATCGCGGTGGGAGAAGTTTGGGAAGCATCTGCCAGGAGAAAATGAGTATATAGATGTGAATATTGATGGTAATCGCTTTATTATTGAAGTTAATTTAGCAGCAGAATTCGAGATTGCTCGTCCTACAACATCTTACACAACATTACTCAATTATTTTCCCAAAGTATTTGTTGGAAAGCCGGAGAAGTTGAAGCAAATAGTGAGATTAATGTGCAGTGAAGTAAGATTATCGATGCAAAAGATGAAACTGCATGTCCCGCCGTGGAGGAGAAATAGGTACATGGAAGCCAAGTGGTTTGGTCCTTACAAATCGCATGATCAATGA